Proteins encoded within one genomic window of Candidatus Giovannonibacteria bacterium:
- a CDS encoding polysaccharide deacetylase family protein encodes MAYPKKIPHGIMFHHFYNEAHPRGQGAISADDLDNILRYVGIERILPPLEWLKRLKESKLKDGDVCLTFDDALLCQTEIALPVLEKYGLRAFWFVYSGVFEGRLENLELYRFFRVKHFDNIDDFYQLFLKKVSDLGMTVQVNSEFEKKMLADFPFYSVNDVRFRFLRDKVLGKEDYEKIMNTMLKDYGLDKKEMSKSLWMSNRNLKYLSDNGHIVGLHSYSHPTSFADLPFKAQLDEYKKNYSHIKRVTGQNPVAVAHPVNSYNADTLKILEELGIICGFRSNMFPKTKMGALNANAFEMAREDHANIARMMET; translated from the coding sequence ATGGCATATCCAAAAAAAATTCCGCACGGGATTATGTTTCATCACTTTTATAATGAAGCGCATCCCCGGGGGCAGGGCGCCATTTCCGCCGACGATTTAGACAACATATTACGCTATGTTGGCATTGAAAGAATTTTGCCGCCGCTTGAGTGGTTAAAACGATTGAAAGAAAGCAAATTAAAAGACGGGGATGTTTGCCTGACTTTTGATGACGCCCTTTTATGCCAGACGGAAATCGCCTTGCCTGTTTTAGAGAAATACGGTCTTAGGGCTTTTTGGTTTGTTTACTCCGGCGTTTTTGAAGGAAGACTGGAGAATCTGGAGCTCTACAGATTTTTCCGGGTAAAACATTTTGATAACATAGATGATTTTTATCAATTATTTTTAAAAAAAGTTTCTGATTTGGGAATGACTGTACAAGTAAATTCGGAGTTTGAAAAAAAGATGCTGGCGGACTTCCCGTTTTACTCCGTAAATGACGTCCGATTTCGTTTTTTGCGCGACAAAGTGTTGGGAAAAGAGGATTACGAAAAAATAATGAATACTATGTTAAAAGATTATGGCTTGGACAAAAAAGAAATGTCGAAAAGTTTATGGATGTCGAACAGAAATTTAAAATATCTTAGCGATAACGGACATATTGTTGGATTGCATTCTTATTCTCATCCCACATCATTTGCGGATTTGCCTTTTAAAGCGCAACTTGACGAGTATAAAAAAAATTACTCGCACATAAAACGAGTCACCGGCCAAAACCCGGTTGCCGTAGCGCATCCGGTGAATTCCTACAACGCGGACACGCTGAAGATTTTGGAAGAGCTAGGCATTATTTGCGGTTTTCGTTCAAATATGTTTCCAAAAACAAAAATGGGGGCGCTTAACGCCAACGCTTTTGAAATGGCCAGAGAAGACCACGCCAATATTGCAAGGATGATGGAAACGTGA
- a CDS encoding CDP-glycerol glycerophosphotransferase family protein produces the protein MSEAKIWILERGAKNVLLACGNPGAYSVVGPLVAALKEDALCETIIVLTSGFSNNAFAEQFGKDFVLVAGHKLVLADLLDLAGRKCIDIVFGTLNAFNSPDGVVLFGGKSVLGAKKIFLVLESWGQRFNPIFAPNKKRMDEINGIFVNDELAKAIFVESCGFPEEKIFATGTPNLDSLDVAKADSHRKMARNEWGVSEGDIVILYIGGISSELRDWYGAREYLDEISFRILTDEVQSIALHFPEKNFVLVLRPHPRDLQREAKRALIRSAGVSKNLIFKSGGPPFTINDAAYGADVICGIISTENFLAPLRGRKAIFLGLKGKNMGWETLEEVYGKPGIEAIAKISPDVKIADSPESLEDILADFVTRPRTKPRLAPDFKSAKKILDMALAQAQ, from the coding sequence ATGTCTGAAGCCAAGATATGGATTTTGGAGAGGGGAGCAAAAAATGTTCTCTTGGCGTGTGGAAATCCGGGCGCTTATTCTGTCGTCGGTCCGTTGGTCGCCGCGCTAAAAGAAGACGCGCTCTGCGAGACAATTATTGTTCTGACCTCGGGTTTTTCCAACAATGCGTTTGCCGAACAATTCGGAAAAGATTTTGTTCTGGTCGCCGGGCATAAGCTGGTTTTGGCGGATTTGCTTGATCTTGCGGGACGAAAATGCATTGATATTGTTTTCGGAACGCTTAATGCCTTTAATAGTCCGGACGGCGTTGTGCTTTTTGGAGGAAAAAGTGTTCTTGGGGCTAAAAAGATATTTCTAGTTCTTGAGAGCTGGGGACAGCGGTTTAATCCGATTTTCGCGCCAAACAAGAAAAGAATGGACGAGATAAACGGTATTTTTGTAAATGATGAGCTGGCTAAGGCGATTTTCGTTGAGAGCTGCGGTTTCCCGGAAGAAAAAATTTTTGCTACAGGCACGCCGAATTTAGATTCATTGGATGTGGCGAAAGCTGATAGTCACCGCAAAATGGCGCGAAACGAATGGGGCGTTAGCGAGGGCGATATTGTTATTTTGTACATCGGCGGCATCTCCAGCGAACTCCGCGATTGGTATGGTGCTAGGGAATATCTTGACGAAATTTCTTTTCGGATTTTGACGGACGAAGTTCAAAGCATTGCCCTGCATTTTCCCGAGAAGAATTTTGTTCTGGTCTTGCGGCCGCATCCCAGAGATTTGCAAAGAGAAGCCAAGCGCGCTTTGATTAGAAGCGCCGGCGTTTCAAAGAATTTAATTTTCAAATCCGGCGGGCCTCCTTTTACCATAAACGACGCCGCTTACGGGGCTGACGTGATCTGCGGCATTATAAGTACGGAGAATTTTCTAGCGCCGCTTCGCGGCAGAAAAGCGATTTTCCTCGGCCTTAAAGGCAAAAACATGGGTTGGGAGACGTTGGAAGAAGTTTATGGAAAGCCGGGGATTGAGGCGATTGCCAAAATTTCGCCGGATGTCAAAATAGCCGATTCGCCGGAAAGTTTGGAGGATATTTTGGCCGATTTTGTGACGCGGCCGCGGACCAAGCCGCGCCTTGCTCCGGATTTTAAATCGGCAAAAAAGATTTTAGATATGGCTTTAGCGCAGGCGCAGTAA
- a CDS encoding methionyl-tRNA formyltransferase, whose product MKITIFTSNQARHISLIEDLSKIAEEVYAVIESFTVFTGEVADFYNKTEIMQKYFKSAVIEPERQIFGAPRFLPKNVRVLSIKAGDLSMLNMETLSDALKSDKYIVFGSSYIKGPLVEFLVKNRTYNIHIGTSPYYRGNSCNFWAAYHGNFDYVGATIHLLSRGLDSGDMLFHAFPEPIGDPLLLGMRAVKAAHKGLIENIKNGKIDKMTPVPQDKSLQIKYTRGADFTDEVARDYLDNLPAPETVLGKLKNRDFSKFLNPYIG is encoded by the coding sequence ATGAAAATAACCATATTCACAAGCAATCAGGCGCGCCACATCTCTTTAATAGAAGATTTGTCCAAAATTGCCGAGGAGGTTTACGCGGTAATAGAATCCTTTACCGTTTTCACCGGCGAGGTGGCTGATTTTTACAACAAAACGGAAATAATGCAGAAATATTTTAAGAGCGCGGTTATTGAACCGGAGAGGCAAATTTTCGGCGCGCCAAGATTTCTGCCTAAAAATGTGCGGGTGCTGTCAATAAAAGCCGGCGATTTAAGCATGCTGAACATGGAGACTTTGTCGGATGCCTTAAAATCGGATAAATACATTGTCTTTGGCTCAAGCTATATAAAAGGCCCGCTGGTTGAGTTTTTGGTCAAGAATAGAACGTACAACATCCATATTGGAACCTCGCCTTATTACCGCGGGAATTCCTGCAATTTTTGGGCGGCCTATCATGGAAACTTTGATTATGTTGGCGCAACAATTCATCTTTTAAGCCGCGGTTTGGATTCCGGCGATATGCTTTTTCACGCGTTCCCCGAGCCGATCGGCGACCCACTCCTGCTAGGCATGAGAGCGGTAAAAGCCGCCCACAAAGGTTTAATTGAAAACATCAAAAACGGCAAGATTGATAAAATGACGCCGGTGCCGCAGGATAAATCTTTGCAGATAAAATACACTAGAGGCGCGGATTTCACCGATGAGGTGGCGCGAGATTATCTGGATAATTTGCCCGCGCCGGAAACGGTTTTGGGAAAATTAAAAAATCGCGACTTCTCAAAATTTCTAAATCCGTATATTGGATAA
- the neuC gene encoding UDP-N-acetylglucosamine 2-epimerase (hydrolyzing) — protein sequence MREIAYVSGTRADFGLMAPVLRAVQKSKKLKLQLYITGMHLMPRFGKTINEVRKFFPAAKHIDAVFETDDRFGMARFAGEFLKKVAAVFEKQRPDTVLILGDRIEMLLTAAAALYLGVPVAHIHGGEKTFTLDEVARHAITKMAHIHFAATKESAERIRKMGEEARRIHVVGAPALDVILNEKLPTRAELFQKLGINPEEKVILLTQHPVSEEFNDAGRQIKETLAAVKSFGLPVVAIYPNADPGGREIIKAIEKERKNPLFRIFKSLGHKDFLALEREAAVWVGNSSAAMIESSSFKTPCVNVGARQLGRRRGGNVIDVGYSRSEIKKAIKKSLYDKKYLVRLKKIKNPWGDGKTGPRIAKILEDLEINRKLLTKQITY from the coding sequence ATGAGGGAAATCGCTTATGTTTCGGGAACGCGGGCGGATTTTGGGCTGATGGCGCCGGTTTTGCGCGCTGTGCAAAAAAGCAAAAAACTGAAACTCCAGCTTTATATAACCGGCATGCATCTTATGCCTCGGTTCGGCAAAACCATAAATGAGGTGAGGAAATTTTTTCCAGCCGCCAAACACATTGACGCCGTTTTTGAAACGGATGATAGATTTGGCATGGCGCGGTTTGCCGGAGAATTTTTAAAAAAAGTCGCGGCGGTTTTTGAAAAACAGAGGCCGGATACAGTTTTAATTTTGGGAGACCGGATTGAGATGCTGCTTACGGCCGCCGCCGCGCTTTATCTCGGCGTTCCCGTCGCACACATCCACGGAGGCGAAAAAACTTTTACTTTGGACGAAGTCGCGCGGCACGCGATTACGAAAATGGCGCACATCCATTTCGCGGCCACAAAAGAATCTGCTGAAAGAATTAGAAAGATGGGGGAGGAGGCGCGGAGAATCCATGTTGTCGGCGCGCCGGCGCTTGATGTAATTTTAAATGAAAAATTGCCGACTCGGGCGGAACTTTTTCAAAAACTGGGGATTAATCCTGAAGAGAAAGTTATTTTGCTAACCCAGCACCCTGTTAGCGAGGAGTTTAATGACGCCGGCAGGCAGATAAAAGAAACTCTGGCCGCGGTGAAATCTTTCGGGTTGCCCGTTGTGGCTATTTACCCGAATGCCGACCCCGGCGGAAGAGAAATTATTAAAGCCATTGAGAAAGAAAGGAAAAACCCGCTATTCAGGATATTCAAAAGCTTGGGGCATAAAGATTTTTTGGCGCTGGAGCGGGAAGCCGCGGTCTGGGTTGGGAATTCCAGCGCCGCGATGATTGAATCCTCGTCTTTTAAGACGCCGTGCGTGAACGTAGGCGCGCGCCAATTGGGCCGCCGGCGCGGGGGAAACGTGATAGACGTCGGCTACAGCCGCTCTGAAATTAAAAAAGCAATAAAAAAGTCCTTGTACGATAAAAAATATCTGGTCCGGCTGAAAAAAATAAAAAATCCGTGGGGCGACGGCAAAACCGGCCCTCGTATTGCCAAGATTTTGGAGGATTTGGAAATCAACCGGAAATTATTGACTAAGCAAATCACTTATTAA
- the neuB gene encoding N-acetylneuraminate synthase — protein MNGLIISGYEVNYGNPPFIIAEAGVNHNGDFDLALKLIDAASNAGADAVKFQTFRAEQVVTGAGKMADYQKKNIGAEESQLEMLRKLELKEDWYPALIKRAKEKGIIFLSTPHGGFQSVDLLESYDVPAFKFGSGDLANTPLLEYAARLGKPMLISTGMSNLEDVKEAVDAIKKAGNDQILVFHCTTDYPLSSEDVNLRAMQTLMKELGGLVGYSDHTVGPQAAIAAVALGACMIEKHFTLDRKMKGPDHIASTEPKEFQEMVAMLKQVPLMMGSGVKELLPAERQYVTVARKSIVAACDIKKGEKFTRENLDIRRPGTGMPPKYLNQIIGKTAKSGIPAETLISEEMFSNQG, from the coding sequence ATGAACGGCTTGATTATCAGCGGCTACGAAGTAAATTACGGCAATCCGCCGTTTATTATTGCTGAAGCGGGGGTTAATCATAACGGCGATTTTGATTTGGCGCTGAAACTAATTGACGCCGCGTCAAACGCGGGAGCTGACGCGGTGAAATTCCAGACATTCCGTGCCGAGCAGGTTGTGACCGGAGCGGGCAAGATGGCCGATTATCAGAAAAAGAACATTGGCGCCGAAGAAAGCCAGCTGGAGATGTTAAGGAAATTGGAATTAAAAGAAGACTGGTATCCCGCATTGATCAAGCGCGCCAAAGAAAAAGGAATAATTTTTCTTTCTACGCCGCACGGCGGCTTCCAATCGGTTGATTTGTTGGAGTCCTACGATGTGCCGGCTTTTAAGTTCGGCTCGGGAGACCTTGCGAACACTCCGCTTTTGGAATACGCGGCGCGCCTCGGCAAGCCGATGCTTATATCAACGGGCATGTCTAATCTGGAAGATGTAAAAGAAGCAGTTGATGCGATAAAAAAAGCCGGCAACGACCAGATTTTGGTTTTTCATTGCACAACTGATTATCCCTTATCGTCAGAAGATGTTAATCTGCGCGCAATGCAGACATTGATGAAAGAGCTCGGCGGGCTTGTGGGGTATTCCGACCACACCGTGGGGCCGCAAGCAGCCATCGCGGCAGTTGCTCTTGGCGCCTGTATGATAGAAAAGCATTTTACTTTGGATAGAAAAATGAAAGGGCCGGATCACATTGCTTCCACCGAACCAAAAGAATTTCAAGAAATGGTTGCAATGTTAAAACAGGTGCCGCTAATGATGGGCAGTGGCGTAAAAGAGCTTCTTCCTGCCGAGCGCCAATACGTGACCGTGGCGAGAAAAAGCATTGTTGCCGCCTGCGACATTAAAAAAGGCGAAAAATTCACTCGCGAAAATCTGGATATCCGCCGCCCCGGCACCGGAATGCCGCCAAAATACTTAAATCAAATCATCGGCAAGACGGCCAAGTCAGGCATTCCAGCCGAAACCTTGATTAGCGAGGAAATGTTTTCTAATCAGGGTTAG
- a CDS encoding acyltransferase, with protein sequence MSRTKARFKNWRVPRIRHGKPTKYNWVVLRPEGLKLGKNTDIGAYTLIAAHYGVEIEDDVQVGSHCSLYSYSTIDNKKGKVVLKTNCRIGTHSSVMPGITIGENTIVGAHSFVNKSLPPNVIAVGVPARVLRKLSKKPRA encoded by the coding sequence ATGTCTAGAACTAAAGCAAGATTCAAAAATTGGAGAGTGCCGAGAATTCGGCACGGTAAGCCGACAAAATATAATTGGGTGGTCTTGCGGCCGGAAGGATTAAAACTCGGCAAAAATACGGACATCGGCGCTTATACTTTGATTGCGGCCCACTATGGCGTGGAAATAGAGGACGACGTGCAGGTTGGCTCGCACTGCTCGCTTTACTCGTATTCCACGATTGACAATAAAAAGGGGAAAGTGGTGCTCAAGACAAATTGCCGCATCGGCACGCATAGCTCCGTGATGCCCGGAATTACAATTGGCGAAAACACCATCGTCGGCGCGCATAGTTTTGTAAATAAGAGTTTGCCGCCCAATGTAATTGCCGTCGGTGTTCCCGCAAGGGTTTTGAGAAAATTGTCCAAGAAACCCCGAGCGTAG
- a CDS encoding DegT/DnrJ/EryC1/StrS family aminotransferase — protein sequence MKKYPSAKPHITAKEKKYVIEVLNSGILSIGQKQEQFEKKFSEFVGTKYAIAVSSGTAGLHLAMIAAGIGPGDEVITTPFSFVASANAILYVGAKPVFADIDPLTYNIDPNKIEQAITKKTKAILVVHIFGQPAEMAPILKIAKKHNLKIIEDACESLGAKYKGRMAGTFGESAVFAFYANKQMTTGEGGVIVTGDKRIYELCRSLRNQGRAENMQWLDHNRLGYNYRMDEMSAAVGLAQIENIDFLLSERRIADWYHEFLAPHGGLIQAPQTHPHNTHTWMVYVVRIKNLPDGKAGKNINRDRVILDLQKQGISTKPYLPSIHLFSFYRSRFGFKPGDYPISEAVSASALALPFYIGLKKQDIKYISNKVADAVKKYN from the coding sequence ATGAAAAAATATCCTAGCGCAAAGCCGCATATCACCGCTAAAGAAAAAAAATACGTAATAGAAGTTTTAAACTCCGGTATTTTAAGTATCGGCCAAAAACAGGAACAATTTGAAAAAAAATTCTCGGAGTTCGTGGGCACCAAGTATGCCATTGCTGTCTCTTCCGGCACGGCGGGGCTGCATCTCGCTATGATTGCGGCCGGCATTGGGCCGGGCGATGAAGTAATTACAACGCCTTTTTCGTTTGTCGCGTCCGCCAACGCGATTTTGTACGTCGGCGCCAAGCCGGTTTTTGCGGATATTGACCCTTTGACTTACAACATTGACCCGAATAAAATTGAACAAGCTATAACAAAAAAAACCAAAGCGATTTTGGTCGTGCACATCTTCGGCCAGCCGGCGGAAATGGCTCCTATTTTGAAAATCGCCAAAAAGCATAATTTAAAAATTATTGAAGACGCCTGCGAATCTCTGGGCGCGAAATACAAAGGCAGGATGGCCGGGACATTCGGCGAATCGGCCGTTTTCGCTTTTTACGCGAACAAGCAAATGACTACCGGCGAAGGCGGAGTCATTGTAACCGGCGATAAAAGGATTTACGAGCTTTGCAGAAGTTTGCGCAACCAAGGCAGGGCCGAGAATATGCAGTGGCTGGACCACAACCGGCTCGGTTATAATTACCGGATGGACGAGATGAGCGCGGCCGTCGGCCTTGCGCAGATTGAGAATATTGATTTTCTTTTGAGCGAGCGCCGCATCGCCGATTGGTATCATGAATTTTTGGCGCCGCACGGCGGCTTGATTCAAGCTCCTCAAACGCATCCGCACAACACCCACACATGGATGGTTTACGTTGTCCGCATCAAAAACCTGCCCGACGGCAAGGCGGGTAAAAATATTAATCGCGACAGAGTCATACTTGACCTTCAAAAACAGGGAATTAGCACAAAGCCGTATTTGCCTTCAATCCATCTTTTCAGTTTTTACAGAAGCAGGTTTGGATTTAAACCGGGCGATTACCCGATCTCCGAAGCCGTGAGCGCAAGCGCGCTGGCTTTGCCGTTTTATATAGGCCTGAAAAAACAAGACATTAAATATATATCCAATAAAGTCGCTGATGCCGTCAAAAAATACAACTAA
- a CDS encoding NAD(P)-dependent oxidoreductase — translation MPSKNTTKVLICGGAGYVGGHLADLLMEKRYNVAVYDNLIYEDRYLKNINFIYGDIRDKEKLGRIINNFDIVIWLAAIVGDEACAINPTVTREINLSAVQWLTRNYKGKIVYTSTCSVYGKNDGLLDESSEVKPLSHYAATKLNAEKEIMARSNDYLIFRLGTLFGAGDRHARLRFDLAVNLLTQRAAANELLTVFGGEQWRPLMHVKDAAEGIVFGIENNLNGLFNLSAKNYKVSEIADTIKKIIPDAKVEHDNVTFEDLRNYKVSSAKFMSYGWKPRYSLEDGVREIYQLITAGRIRDPKNAIYSNGQYLKNAERI, via the coding sequence ATGCCGTCAAAAAATACAACTAAAGTATTGATTTGCGGGGGCGCCGGCTATGTCGGCGGACATCTCGCCGATTTGCTTATGGAAAAAAGATACAACGTTGCCGTTTATGATAATCTTATCTACGAAGATCGCTATTTGAAAAATATAAATTTTATTTACGGAGATATCCGCGATAAAGAAAAATTGGGCCGGATTATAAACAATTTTGACATTGTTATTTGGCTGGCGGCTATAGTTGGGGATGAGGCGTGCGCGATTAATCCTACTGTTACCAGAGAAATTAATCTCTCCGCCGTTCAGTGGCTTACTAGAAATTATAAAGGCAAAATAGTTTATACTTCCACCTGCTCTGTTTACGGGAAAAACGACGGCTTGCTGGATGAATCGTCGGAGGTCAAGCCATTGTCGCATTACGCTGCAACCAAATTGAACGCAGAAAAAGAAATTATGGCGCGTTCAAACGACTATCTTATATTCAGGCTCGGCACTCTTTTTGGCGCAGGAGACAGGCACGCGCGGTTGAGATTTGATCTCGCCGTTAATTTGCTGACCCAAAGAGCCGCCGCGAATGAGCTCTTGACGGTTTTCGGCGGCGAGCAATGGAGACCGCTAATGCACGTCAAAGACGCCGCGGAGGGAATAGTGTTCGGAATAGAAAATAACCTGAACGGCCTGTTTAATTTAAGCGCCAAGAACTACAAGGTTTCTGAAATCGCGGATACGATAAAAAAGATAATTCCCGACGCAAAAGTTGAACACGATAATGTCACGTTTGAAGACTTGAGAAATTATAAAGTTTCTTCTGCAAAGTTCATGTCATACGGATGGAAGCCGCGGTATAGTTTGGAAGACGGCGTGCGGGAAATTTACCAGCTTATCACGGCCGGCAGGATTCGCGACCCAAAAAACGCCATTTATTCTAATGGCCAATATTTAAAAAATGCAGAGCGAATTTAA
- a CDS encoding SDR family NAD(P)-dependent oxidoreductase, producing MQSEFKNKNILVTGGTGSIGSEIVRQLLKFKPRVVRIFARHEDRHYQLMHEFGLENNKLRFVIGDIRDKDRLRMAMEGVDVVFHAAALKQVAMCEYNPFEAVKTNIIGTQNIIEVARDLNIPKVIGISTDKVAEPEGILGVSKLMAEKLFLASYYYKGDKKTKFACVRFGNVLGSRGSILPLLKKQILSNGAVTITDPQMTRFVMTIPQAANLVLEAAGLMRRQEIFVLKMPAVKVLDLVKTAVRHYAPLFGKKERDIKVNIIGRRAGEKIHEKLLADHELPRAFETKDMYILTPHEKVVGKEYKEKYPAKLIAAENKSFSSEFAPKLSEDRLSALVKEADSRQI from the coding sequence ATGCAGAGCGAATTTAAAAATAAGAATATTTTAGTCACTGGCGGCACAGGCTCAATCGGTTCTGAAATCGTCCGCCAGCTTTTGAAATTTAAGCCGAGAGTTGTCCGTATTTTTGCCAGGCACGAAGATCGGCACTACCAGCTGATGCATGAATTCGGATTGGAAAACAACAAACTGCGTTTTGTTATCGGGGATATTCGCGACAAAGACCGCCTGCGAATGGCAATGGAAGGGGTTGACGTGGTTTTTCATGCCGCGGCTTTAAAACAAGTGGCAATGTGCGAATATAACCCTTTTGAAGCCGTGAAAACCAATATTATAGGCACGCAAAATATCATAGAAGTTGCGCGGGACCTTAACATACCTAAAGTTATCGGCATATCCACCGACAAGGTTGCCGAGCCAGAGGGGATTTTGGGCGTGTCAAAACTTATGGCTGAAAAATTATTTTTGGCTTCGTACTATTACAAAGGCGACAAGAAAACCAAATTCGCTTGCGTCAGATTCGGCAATGTTTTGGGCAGCCGCGGGAGCATTCTTCCTTTGCTAAAAAAGCAAATTTTAAGCAATGGCGCCGTGACCATCACCGATCCGCAGATGACGAGATTTGTTATGACAATTCCTCAAGCGGCCAATTTGGTGTTGGAGGCTGCCGGATTGATGCGGAGGCAGGAAATTTTTGTGCTTAAGATGCCGGCGGTCAAAGTTTTAGATTTGGTTAAAACCGCCGTCAGGCATTATGCGCCGCTTTTTGGCAAAAAAGAGCGGGATATAAAGGTCAATATTATCGGCAGGCGCGCCGGCGAGAAAATACATGAAAAATTGCTGGCCGACCATGAACTGCCGCGGGCGTTTGAGACCAAGGATATGTATATTTTGACTCCGCATGAAAAGGTTGTAGGGAAAGAATACAAAGAAAAGTATCCGGCAAAGTTGATAGCCGCAGAGAATAAAAGTTTTTCTTCGGAATTTGCGCCAAAGCTTTCCGAAGACCGCCTTTCGGCGCTGGTCAAAGAGGCGGATTCACGCCAAATTTGA